A section of the Tamandua tetradactyla isolate mTamTet1 chromosome 4, mTamTet1.pri, whole genome shotgun sequence genome encodes:
- the LOC143680423 gene encoding olfactory receptor 6M1-like, protein MVKDIILIGIPTSQALESLLFLIFLLAYLVTVLGNTLIITLILVDYRLHSPMYFFLSNLSFSEILTTTCAVPKMLAGFLSERNRISFSECFIQSYFYFLSGCTEFILFAVMSYDRYVAICSPLQYPTIMTSTLCVRLAILSWVGSFLLILPSTILKAGLPYCGPNEIDHFFCDSAPLLHLACADIRAIELLDFISSLVLLLSSLSLTVVSYAYIISTILKIPSGQGQRKAFATCASHFTVVSMGYGISIFVYVRPSQKSSLHLNKILFILSSVITPLLNPFIFSLRNETMKGALKDTLSKGQEFLKRMRSK, encoded by the coding sequence ATGGTGAAAGATATCATTCTAATTGGTATACCTACCTCTCAAGCACTAGAGAGCctcttgtttttaatctttttattggcTTATTTGGTGACAGTACTTGGAAACACCCTCATCATTACCCTGATCCTTGTGGACTACAGGCTTCACtcacccatgtatttcttcctcagcAATCTCTCTTTCAGTGAAATATTAACCACCACCTGTGCTGTTCCCAAGATGCTGGCAGGCTTCCTGTCAGAAAGGAATAGAATCTCATTTAGTGAGTGCTTCATCCAATCCTATTTCTACTTCCTGTCTGGATGCACTGAGTTTATCCTTTTTGCTGTCATGTCCTATGACCGTTATGTGGCCATTTGCAGCCCCCTTCAGTATCCTACAATTATGACCAGCACACTCTGTGTCCGTCTTGCCATTCTCTCCTGGGTAGGCAGCTTCCTCCTCATTCTACCATCTACCATCCTTAAAGCAGGACTGCCATACTGTGGCCCCAATGAGATTGATCATTTTTTCTGTGACAGTGCCCCACTCCTCCACTTGGCCTGTGCTGATATACGTGCCATTGAGTTGTTGGATTTCATCAGCTCCCTTGTCCTACTCCTCAGCTCCCTCTCACTCACAGTGGTCTCCTATGCTTACATTATTTCCACCATTCTGAAGATACCTTCGGGTCAAGGTCAACGCAAAGCCTTTGCCACCTGTGCCTCTCACTTTACTGTGGTCTCCATGGGCTATGGGATCTCCATCTTTGTCTATGTCCGTCCATCCCAGAAGAGCAGCCTGCATCTCAACAAGATCCTCTTTATCCTCTCCAGTGTCATCACACCTCTCTTGAATCCCTTCATCTTCAGTCTAAGGAATGAAACCATGAAAGGTGCACTGAAGGATACTTTGTCCAAGGGCCAGGAGTTCCTTAAGAGGATGAGGTCTAAGTAA